A stretch of Camelina sativa cultivar DH55 chromosome 18, Cs, whole genome shotgun sequence DNA encodes these proteins:
- the LOC104760283 gene encoding F-box protein At5g46170 — translation MAVISHRSDPPSRIHPEPPQTLEIDHFDRLPDSILLLVFNKIGDVKALGRCCVVSRRFHSLVPQVDNVVVRVDCVISDDDSSSLSSIKSRSAASSGSFSAIFRLVVGGIVKPLQALGQFLGTKRSSCGGSGSSSLSISGDDDGGEIEQGGVTHHSPTQVLKNFDEIRYLRIELPSGELGIDDGVLLKWRAEFGSTLDNCVILGASSVIQPNPMRISQACDTTVVEASASDDNGSIPESFYTNGGLKLRVVWTISSLIAASARHYLLQPIIAEHKTLDSLFLTDSDGQGVLCMNRDQLEELRVKPLSASSASKRTLVPALNMRLWYAPTLELPDGTVLKGATLVAIRPSESKKEVSDISWVSSAFEEPYETAAKMLVKRRTYCLEMNSF, via the coding sequence ATGGCCGTTATTAGCCACCGTTCAGATCCACCGTCACGGATCCATCCCGAACCACCTCAAACCCTAGAAATCGACCACTTCGATCGTCTCCCTGACTCAATCCTCCTCCTCGTTTTCAACAAAATCGGCGACGTCAAAGCTCTCGGACGATGCTGCGTCGTCTCTAGAAGATTCCATTCTCTCGTTCCTCAAGTCGATAACGTCGTCGTTCGTGTCGATTGCGTTATCTCCGATGATGATTCGTCGTCTCTTTCGTCTATCAAATCTCGCTCCGCTGCTTCTTCCGGATCGTTCTCCGCTATATTTCGTCTTGTTGTCGGTGGCATTGTGAAGCCGTTACAAGCTCTAGGTCAATTCCTTGGTACGAAGAGATCTTCATGCGGTGGGTCTGGATCGTCGTCTTTGTCTATcagtggtgatgatgatggtggagAGATCGAGCAAGGAGGTGTTACGCATCATTCTCCTACGCAGGTTTTGAAAAACTTCGATGAGATTCGTTACTTGCGTATTGAGCTTCCTAGTGGTGAATTAGGGATTGATGATGGAGTTTTGTTGAAATGGAGAGCTGAATTTGGTTCTACTCTTGATAATTGTGTGATTCTCGGTGCTTCTTCCGTGATTCAACCCAATCCAATGAGAATTTCTCAAGCTTGTGATACTACAGTCGTTGAAGCGTCGGCCTCTGACGATAACGGGAGCATACCGGAATCGTTTTACACAAACGGAGGTTTGAAATTGCGTGTTGTATGGACGATTAGCTCTTTGATTGCTGCATCTGCACGGCATTACTTGTTACAGCCGATCATCGCTGAACATAAGACGCTTGATAGTTTATTTCTCACTGATTCTGATGGGCAAGGTGTGCTTTGTATGAACAGAGATCAGCTAGAAGAACTTAGGGTGAAACCATTATCAGCTTCCTCTGCTTCCAAGAGGACACTTGTGCCTGCTCTGAACATGAGGCTTTGGTATGCTCCAACTTTGGAGTTGCCTGATGGAACTGTGTTAAAAGGTGCGACTTTAGTGGCGATAAGACCTAGCGAGTCGAAAAAGGAAGTTTCTGATATCTCTTGGGTTTCTTCAGCTTTTGAAGAGCCTTATGAGACGGCTGCTAAGATGCTGGTTAAGAGAAGGACTTACTGTCTAGAAATGAACTCGTTCTAG
- the LOC104760284 gene encoding 50S ribosomal protein HLP, mitochondrial isoform X2 has translation MAAALASRLSRGGRSLLRGLNNGGLMNTSFTGMMNETILSQQQRRTFIQMGTVLKVVDNSGAKKVKCIQALKGKKGARLGDTIVASVQEAMPNGKVKKGAVVYGVVVRAAMQRGRVDGSEVRFDDNAVVLVDSKDKKTKTDRQPIGTRVFGPVPHELRKKKHLKILALAQHIA, from the exons ATGGCGGCAGCTCTCGCTTCCAGATTATCCCGAG GAGGACGCTCGTTGCTTAGAGGTCTTAACAATGGTGGTTTGATGAATACTTCTTTTACTGGAATGATGAATGAAACTATCCTCTCTCAG caacagcgcAGGACATTCATTCAAATGGGAACAGTTCTCAAAGTAGTGGACAATTCGGGTGCTAAGAAAGTGAAGTGTATTCAAGCTCTAAAGGGGAAAAAGGGAGCTCGACTTGGCGATACCATAGTTGCTTCGGTGCAAGAAGCTATGCCAAACGGTAAAGTGAAGAAAGGAGCGGTTGTTTACGGTGTGGTTGTGCGTGCTGCGATGCAGAGAGGTCGTGTTGATGGAAGCGAAGTTAGGTTTGATGATAACGCTGTTGTTCTTGTCGACAGTAAAGACAAGAAGACCAAAACCGATCGCCAGCCGATTGGTACTAGAGTGTTTGGTCCTGTTCCGCATGAGCTTCGCAAGAAGAAACATCTCAAGATTCTTGCTTTGGCTCAACACATTGCTTGA
- the LOC104760284 gene encoding 50S ribosomal protein HLP, mitochondrial isoform X1, with the protein MAAALASRLSRGGRSLLRGLNNGGLMNTSFTGMMNETILSQQQQRRTFIQMGTVLKVVDNSGAKKVKCIQALKGKKGARLGDTIVASVQEAMPNGKVKKGAVVYGVVVRAAMQRGRVDGSEVRFDDNAVVLVDSKDKKTKTDRQPIGTRVFGPVPHELRKKKHLKILALAQHIA; encoded by the exons ATGGCGGCAGCTCTCGCTTCCAGATTATCCCGAG GAGGACGCTCGTTGCTTAGAGGTCTTAACAATGGTGGTTTGATGAATACTTCTTTTACTGGAATGATGAATGAAACTATCCTCTCTCAG cagcaacagcgcAGGACATTCATTCAAATGGGAACAGTTCTCAAAGTAGTGGACAATTCGGGTGCTAAGAAAGTGAAGTGTATTCAAGCTCTAAAGGGGAAAAAGGGAGCTCGACTTGGCGATACCATAGTTGCTTCGGTGCAAGAAGCTATGCCAAACGGTAAAGTGAAGAAAGGAGCGGTTGTTTACGGTGTGGTTGTGCGTGCTGCGATGCAGAGAGGTCGTGTTGATGGAAGCGAAGTTAGGTTTGATGATAACGCTGTTGTTCTTGTCGACAGTAAAGACAAGAAGACCAAAACCGATCGCCAGCCGATTGGTACTAGAGTGTTTGGTCCTGTTCCGCATGAGCTTCGCAAGAAGAAACATCTCAAGATTCTTGCTTTGGCTCAACACATTGCTTGA
- the LOC104760285 gene encoding putative ALA-interacting subunit 2 isoform X1: protein MMEVEGSSTSMNRAPDQSSSLRSKALYQFKQQKLPACKPVLTPTSVITVFLLMGFVFTPIGLITLRASRDAIEIIDRYDVDCIPEEYKTNKLLYITDSSIPKNCTRYLKVQKYMKAPIFIYYQLDNYYQNHRRYVKSRSDQQLLHGLEFSHTSSCEPEESANGLPIVPCGLIAWSMFNDTFAFARERTKLKVSRNNIAWKSDREHKFGKNVYPLNFQNGTLIGGAKLDPKIPLSDQEDFIVWMRAAALLSFRKLYGRIEEDLEPGNVVEVNLMNNYNTYSFSGQKKLTLSTSNWLGGRNDFLGITYIVVGSSSIVISIIFMLLHLKNPRPYGDNSWNKKSLSS, encoded by the exons ATGATGGAAGTGGAAGGATCGAGCACTTCAATGAATCGTGCTCCTGATCAATCCTCCTCCTTACGATCTAAAG CTCTGTATCAGTTTAAGCAGCAGAAACTCCCAGCTTGTAAGCCAGTCTTAACACCAACGTCG GTTATAACAGTGTTTCTACTGATGGGTTTTGTTTTCACTCCCATTGGTCTCATTACTCTTCGTGCTTCTCGTGAT GCTATTGAAATTATAGACCGGTATGATGTTGATTGCATTCCTGAAGAATATAAAACCAACAAACTTTTGTATATAACTGATTCATCTATCCCAAAGAATTGTACGCGTTACTTGAAG GTACAAAAGTATATGAAAGCTCCAATTTTTATCTACTACCAGCTTGATAACTACTATCAAAACCACCGTCG GTATGTAAAGAGTAGGAGTGATCAGCAACTGTTACATGGACTTGAGTTTAGCCACACAAGTTCTTGTGAACCCGAGGAGTCAGCTAATGGTCTCCCGATTGTTCCTTGTGGTTTGATTGCTTGGAGTATGTTCAATGATACATTTGCGTTTGCTCGTGAAAGAACGAAACTGAAGGTGAGCCGGAATAACATTGCTTGGAAAAGTGACCGTGAGCACAAGTTTGGAAAGAATGTGTACCCTCTCAATTTCCAGAATGGAACTTTGATTGGTGGAGCGAAGTTAGATCCGAAAATTCCA CTAAGTGACCAAGAGGACTTTATCGTGTGGATGCGAGCAGCTGCTTTGCTAAGCTTCCGGAAATTATATGGAAGAATTGAAGAGGACTTGGAACCTGGAAACGTTGTTGAAGTAAATTTGATGAACAATTACAACACTTACAGCTTTAGTGGGCAGAAGAAGCTTACTCTTTCCACATCAAATTGGTTAGGAGGAAGAAATGATTTCCTCGGCATCACCTATATTGTCGTTGGTTCTTCTTCCATAGTCATATCCATCATCTTCATGCTGCTCCATTTGAAAAATCCAAG GCCTTATGGGGACAATTCTTGGAACAAGAAAAGCCTTTCAAGTTGA
- the LOC104760285 gene encoding putative ALA-interacting subunit 2 isoform X2, translating into MMEVEGSSTSMNRAPDQSSSLRSKALYQFKQQKLPACKPVLTPTSVITVFLLMGFVFTPIGLITLRASRDAIEIIDRYDVDCIPEEYKTNKLLYITDSSIPKNCTRYLKVQKYMKAPIFIYYQLDNYYQNHRRYVKSRSDQQLLHGLEFSHTSSCEPEESANGLPIVPCGLIAWSMFNDTFAFARERTKLKLSDQEDFIVWMRAAALLSFRKLYGRIEEDLEPGNVVEVNLMNNYNTYSFSGQKKLTLSTSNWLGGRNDFLGITYIVVGSSSIVISIIFMLLHLKNPRPYGDNSWNKKSLSS; encoded by the exons ATGATGGAAGTGGAAGGATCGAGCACTTCAATGAATCGTGCTCCTGATCAATCCTCCTCCTTACGATCTAAAG CTCTGTATCAGTTTAAGCAGCAGAAACTCCCAGCTTGTAAGCCAGTCTTAACACCAACGTCG GTTATAACAGTGTTTCTACTGATGGGTTTTGTTTTCACTCCCATTGGTCTCATTACTCTTCGTGCTTCTCGTGAT GCTATTGAAATTATAGACCGGTATGATGTTGATTGCATTCCTGAAGAATATAAAACCAACAAACTTTTGTATATAACTGATTCATCTATCCCAAAGAATTGTACGCGTTACTTGAAG GTACAAAAGTATATGAAAGCTCCAATTTTTATCTACTACCAGCTTGATAACTACTATCAAAACCACCGTCG GTATGTAAAGAGTAGGAGTGATCAGCAACTGTTACATGGACTTGAGTTTAGCCACACAAGTTCTTGTGAACCCGAGGAGTCAGCTAATGGTCTCCCGATTGTTCCTTGTGGTTTGATTGCTTGGAGTATGTTCAATGATACATTTGCGTTTGCTCGTGAAAGAACGAAACTGAAG CTAAGTGACCAAGAGGACTTTATCGTGTGGATGCGAGCAGCTGCTTTGCTAAGCTTCCGGAAATTATATGGAAGAATTGAAGAGGACTTGGAACCTGGAAACGTTGTTGAAGTAAATTTGATGAACAATTACAACACTTACAGCTTTAGTGGGCAGAAGAAGCTTACTCTTTCCACATCAAATTGGTTAGGAGGAAGAAATGATTTCCTCGGCATCACCTATATTGTCGTTGGTTCTTCTTCCATAGTCATATCCATCATCTTCATGCTGCTCCATTTGAAAAATCCAAG GCCTTATGGGGACAATTCTTGGAACAAGAAAAGCCTTTCAAGTTGA
- the LOC104763065 gene encoding uncharacterized protein LOC104763065 — protein MVEQTEYTCPELTASDRLYMSNQETYEIFYFPPLPKGSQIQNLALSSRPDINNEDWVLAVKFSASKLKLYKKKKKKNKDFRWIDIETTHESISPYSSLMYSMKDQRFYVPTPGCNYLCSFDLNFKEKDKLEFVEVRKTVLPKYELYELQEIDAFTRTDHMVESPSGKQFLISWDFGDDFRLHNTKKFKVFRVDEKIADRKTKYIYHTDIIGDLSIFLGRGEAFCVKASTTPGLRPNCIYFMGHNYGVFDITTQTCTLFSTDEGLLSSTEFPSWPHPLSLTPKLL, from the exons ATGGTGGAGCAGACAGAATATACATGCCCCGAGTTGACTGCAAGTGATCGTCTCTACATGTCAAATCAAGAGACATACGAAATTTTTTACTTTCCACCTCTTCCTAAAGGTTCTCAAATCCAAAACCTAGCGCTGTCCTCTCGTCCTGACATAAACAATGAAGATTGGGTACTGGCTGTCAAGTTTTCAGCTTCTAAGCTGAAGCTTTAt aagaagaagaagaaaaagaataaggACTTTCGGTGGATCGATATCGAAACCACACATGAGTCTATAAGTCCGTATTCGAGTCTCATGTATTCAATGAAAGATCAAAGGTTCTATGTTCCAACTCCTGGATGCAATTACTTGTGCTCCTTTGATCTCAACTTCAAGGAGAAGGATAAGCTCGAGTTTGTTGAGGTGCGAAAAACAGTTCTTCCTAAGTATGAGTTGTATGAGTTGCAGGAGATAGATGCCTTTACCAGGACAGACCACATGGTGGAGTCACCCTCCGGTAAACAATTCCTTATATCATG GGACTTTGGGGACGACTTTAGACttcacaacacaaaaaaattcaagGTGTTTAGAGTGGATGAAAAGATAGCcgatagaaaaacaaaatacatttatCACACCGATATCATTGGAGATCTTAGTATTTTTCTGGGACGTGGTGAAGCTTTTTGTGTCAAAGCGAGCACTACTCCTGGTCTAAGGCCTAATTGCATCTATTTCATGGGACACAACTATGGTGTTTTCGATATCACCACCCAAACTTGCACTCTCTTCTCCACCGATGAAGGTCTATTAAGCTCCACAGAATTTCCTTCTTGGCCTCATccactctctctcactcctaaATTACTTTGA
- the LOC104760287 gene encoding uncharacterized protein LOC104760287, translated as MVLLFCLSLCMVTFWQRHNNMVRWCSSAPIYPLMLIDHLLKVGGSSNGNNSISRRSGSEGENEIIIKNKCLAREVREAMSTGFNQSGVYIHMKEKTLLRDMDNVRLNIYYEPSDPKSKSVTVHLPPLPKGSQIQNLAMSSLPDLENDDWAVAIKLSVSRLRLYRHKDLRWIDIKTTHGHESICPYSSLMYSKKDQRFYTPSPGCKYLCSFGLNFKEKDKPEYDHICKKDLPQYMLYELEQMNSYTRTNHLVESPAGEQFLISWYYGDGFESDTVVQKTKRFLVFKVNQRSDTGWKDMYYTEDIGDLCIFLGHGEALCVPASSSPGLKPNCIYFVGHNFGVYDITTQTCTLFYTEEGPLRSTAFPYWPHPFSLTPT; from the exons ATGGTTCTACtattttgtctttctctttgtATGGTTACGTTTTGGCAGAGACACAATAACATGGTTCGGTGGTGTTCCTCTGCGCCGATCTACCCGTTAATGTTAATTGACCACCTCCTTAAGGTCGGAGGTTCTTCAAATGGTAACAACTCGATATCAAGAAGGTCCGGATCAGAGGGGGAAAATGAAATCATAATCAAGAACAAGTGTCTCGCTAGAGAAGTCCGAGAGGCAATGAGTACTGGATTTAATCAAAGTGGAGTGTATATTCACATGAAGGAAAAAACACTACTCCGTGATATGGATAACGTTCGTCTAAACATCTATTACGAGCCCTCTGACCCTAAATCAAAATCTGTTACTGTTCATCTACCTCCTCTTCCAAAAGGCTCACAAATCCAAAACCTTGCCATGTCCTCTCTTCCTGACCTGGAAAATGATGATTGGGCCGTTGCTATCAAGTTATCGGTATCTCGGCTTAGGCTATATAGGCACAAGGACTTACGGTGGATCGATATTAAAACCACGCATGGGCATGAGTCTATATGCCCATACTCAAGTCTCATGTACTCTAAGAAAGATCAGAGATTCTACACTCCAAGCCCTGGGTGCAAATACTTGTGCTCATTTGGTCTCAACTTCAAAGAGAAAGATAAGCCCGAGTATGATCACATTTGCAAAAAAGATCTTCCGCAGTATATGTTGTACGAGTTGGAGCAGATGAATTCGTATACAAGGACAAATCATCTAGTGGAGTCACCTGCCGGGGAACAATTCCTCATCTCTTG GTACTACGGGGACGGCTTTGAGTCAGACACAGTCGTgcaaaaaacaaagaggttCCTGGTGTTTAAAGTGAATCAGAGATCGGATACAGGATGGAAAGATATGTATTACACCGAAGATATTGGAgatctttgtatttttcttggACATGGAGAAGCTTTGTGTGTTCCAGCGAGCTCGTCTCCAGGTCTTAAGCCTAACTGCATCTATTTCGTGGGACATAACTTTGGTGTTTACGATATCACCACCCAAACCTGCACTCTCTTCTACACTGAGGAAGGTCCATTAAGATCCACTGCATTTCCTTACTGGCCTCATCCATTTTCCCTCACTCCTACTTGA
- the LOC109130554 gene encoding uncharacterized protein LOC109130554, translating to MARLVRRLCPSASHPEAPLKSMTISSKCAACYEGHENKQGYKCNICDLYLHEECINTNILSRHTHPLKLNDMYYSKTCSLCHTSPTSIIYQCSQCSFCICIPCARKPLIISQSKAHDHELLQLPIEVSFTCYACGLCVTEYPCICLQCRFIIHRVCISLPRVIRINRHDHRISRVSSLGPGKWICGVCYEHVNGEYGAYSCLACSYVAHSKCATSIYSWDRIELEGVPEEEEEVEERKPFKVIDHNHIKHFSHEHNLKASLSSSRLEEPREHCYACTIPLYSELCYRCTQCDFILHDACANLPLKKRHEYSSRKLKLYAKRQDAIQYFSCGACNRFCTGFSYMDEYSLFKIDVRCALISGAIKHESHPHLLVITQDMVSSRRCDSCDS from the exons ATGGCTAGATTGGTTCGAAGACTATGTCCATCTGCTAGTCATCCCGAGGCTCCTCTAAAATCAATGACAATCTCATCAAAATGTGCTGCATGTTACGAAGGTCATGAAAATAAGCAAGGCTACAAGTGTAATATCTGCGATTTGTATCTCCACGAGGAATGCATTAACACCAACATCCTTTCTCGTCATACACACCCTCTCAAGCTCAACGATATGTATTACTCAAAGACATGTTCTCTTTGCCACACCAGTCCTACTTCAATAATTTATCAATGTTCACAAtgttctttttgtatttgtatccCTTGTGCGAGAAAACCTCTTATCATTAGCCAAAGTAAAGCCCATGACCACGAACTCCTCCAATTACCGATAGAAGTCTCCTTCACTTGTTATGCATGTGGGTTGTGTGTTACAGAATACCCGTGTATTTGTCTTCAGTGTCGTTTTATAATTCATAGAGTATGCATCTCCTTACCACGTGTTATACGCATCAATAGACACGACCATCGTATCTCTCGTGTTTCTTCTCTTGGCCCTGGGAAGTGGATTTGCGGGGTATGTTATGAGCATGTTAATGGAGAGTATGGTGCATATTCTTGCTTGGCTTGTTCTTATGTTGCTCATTCAAAATGTGCAACATCTATTTATAGTTGGGATAGGATAGAACTTGAAGGGGtacccgaagaagaagaagaagtagaagaaagaaaaccatTTAAAGTGATAGATCACAACCATATCAAACATTTTAGCCATGAACACAATCTGAAGgcttcattatcatcatcaagaCTCGAGGAACCCCGAGAACATTGCTATGCATGCACCATTCCTTTGTATTCTGAATTGTGCTATAGATGCACACAATGTGATTTTATTCTTCACGATGCATGCGCAAATCTCCCTCTGAAGAAAAGACATGAGTATAGCTCGCGAAAACTTAAGTTGTATGCCAAAAGGCAGGACGCCATACAATATTTTAGTTGTGGGGCTTGTAATCGTTTTTGCACCGGTTTCTCATATATGGATGAGTACTCTCTATTTAAGATTGATGTGCGATGTGCTTTGATTTCTGGTGCAATCAAACATGAAAGTCATCCACATTTGTTAGTTATAACTCAGGACATGGTCTCTAGCCGGAGGTGTGATAGTTGTGACTCG TGA